A single genomic interval of Spirosoma linguale DSM 74 harbors:
- a CDS encoding short-chain dehydrogenase/reductase SDR (PFAM: short-chain dehydrogenase/reductase SDR~KEGG: abb:ABBFA_002101 short chain dehydrogenase family protein) → MNIEIPPQHQDLQPGIEAELTPQPEFIRKSYKGANKLNGKVALITGGDSGIGRAVAVHFAREGADVAISYTEREEEDAQKTKSLVEAEGRQCLLLPGDIRQEERCKQLVSDTISKFGKLNILVNNTALQLQHKELEDIRDEDLLATYETNIYSFFRITKAAEPHLQKGDCVINTTSVTAYQGRADLLEYSSTKGAIMTFTRALSSNLIQKGIRVNGVAPGPIWTPLNPASVSAEEVAEFGKDVPMKRPGQPSEVAPAYVFLASEDASYITGQVLHPNGGTIVNA, encoded by the coding sequence ATGAACATAGAAATTCCTCCACAACATCAGGACCTCCAGCCGGGTATTGAAGCCGAACTGACCCCACAACCGGAGTTCATTCGAAAATCGTACAAGGGGGCGAACAAATTAAACGGAAAAGTAGCGCTCATTACCGGTGGCGACTCAGGCATTGGGCGGGCGGTGGCCGTTCACTTTGCCCGCGAGGGGGCCGATGTAGCCATTTCCTATACTGAACGGGAAGAAGAAGATGCGCAAAAGACTAAATCGCTCGTGGAAGCCGAAGGCCGTCAGTGCCTCCTGCTGCCGGGCGATATTCGTCAGGAAGAACGGTGCAAACAACTGGTGAGCGACACCATCAGCAAGTTCGGTAAGTTGAACATACTAGTCAACAATACGGCCCTGCAACTGCAGCATAAAGAACTTGAAGATATTCGCGATGAGGATCTGCTGGCGACCTACGAAACTAACATTTACTCGTTCTTCCGGATTACGAAAGCCGCCGAGCCACACCTGCAAAAAGGCGATTGTGTGATTAACACCACGTCCGTCACCGCCTATCAGGGTCGTGCCGATCTGCTCGAATACTCGTCGACGAAAGGCGCCATTATGACTTTTACCCGCGCTTTGTCGAGCAATCTTATTCAAAAAGGTATTCGGGTGAATGGCGTGGCACCCGGTCCTATCTGGACACCCCTTAACCCTGCATCGGTGAGTGCCGAAGAAGTGGCCGAATTTGGGAAGGATGTGCCCATGAAACGGCCCGGTCAGCCGAGCGAGGTAGCCCCGGCTTATGTTTTTCTGGCGTCGGAAGATGCGTCCTACATCACCGGACAGGTATTGCACCCCAATGGTGGCACCATCGTCAATGCATAA
- a CDS encoding short-chain dehydrogenase/reductase SDR (PFAM: short-chain dehydrogenase/reductase SDR; KR domain protein~KEGG: abb:ABBFA_002101 short chain dehydrogenase family protein) has product MTQMEIETKAQHQDEQPGLEYKMDPQPIYIRDTYQGADKLQGKIAVITGGDSGIGRAVAIHFAREGADLALFYHPREEQDAQKTKSLVEAEGQQCLLIPGDLKQLSFIQEAVDKVVDTYGRVNILVNNAANHVEQKEFTGISDQQMRETFELNILAMFRLTKAFLPYMAAQDCIINTTSVVSYRGSQALIDYASTKGAVTAFTRSLSQNLVEKNIRVNAVAPGPIWTPLIVATKTLEEVENFGKEVPMERPGQPAELAPAYVFLASEDASYFTGQVIHVNGGEVVNS; this is encoded by the coding sequence ATGACTCAAATGGAAATCGAAACCAAAGCCCAGCATCAGGATGAGCAGCCGGGTTTGGAATATAAAATGGACCCACAACCGATCTACATTCGGGATACGTATCAGGGGGCCGATAAACTACAGGGAAAGATTGCCGTAATAACTGGTGGCGACTCAGGCATTGGCCGGGCAGTAGCCATTCACTTTGCCCGCGAAGGGGCCGATCTGGCCTTGTTTTACCACCCCCGCGAAGAGCAGGATGCTCAAAAGACCAAATCGCTCGTGGAAGCTGAAGGCCAGCAATGCCTGCTCATTCCCGGCGATCTGAAGCAGCTTTCTTTTATTCAGGAGGCTGTCGATAAAGTTGTTGATACGTACGGACGGGTGAATATCCTGGTAAATAACGCGGCCAACCATGTTGAGCAGAAGGAGTTCACCGGAATTTCGGACCAGCAGATGCGCGAAACGTTCGAGCTGAACATTCTGGCTATGTTTCGGCTCACGAAAGCGTTTCTGCCGTATATGGCCGCTCAGGATTGTATTATCAATACCACGTCGGTTGTTTCGTACCGGGGCAGTCAGGCACTGATTGATTACGCGTCTACCAAGGGAGCCGTAACGGCCTTCACGCGGTCGTTGTCGCAGAACCTGGTCGAGAAGAATATCCGCGTCAATGCCGTAGCGCCCGGTCCCATCTGGACACCGCTGATTGTTGCCACTAAAACGCTGGAAGAAGTCGAAAACTTTGGCAAAGAGGTGCCCATGGAGCGACCGGGGCAACCCGCCGAACTGGCACCGGCCTACGTATTTCTTGCGTCGGAAGATGCGTCGTATTTCACGGGGCAGGTCATCCACGTCAACGGTGGCGAGGTGGTGAACTCGTAG